The following are from one region of the Nicotiana tomentosiformis chromosome 7, ASM39032v3, whole genome shotgun sequence genome:
- the LOC138895333 gene encoding uncharacterized protein gives MQGLQTPGVPLAQSIDVAQAQVGHVMTDDEQRRLERFGRLQPPSFSGDESRDAQDFLDIWWEAYERCMPVDAASLIWHEFSVLFLEKFVPLSHREELRKKFEQLRQDGISMTQYEISCNRERVSAVTFDEVVDIARQIEMVHSQEREEREAKKPRGSGAPNGVHSGGQSYHNKSRPYRPAQTARPVHRGASSSHSPYSTRPGQSSLSALPAQCSSRSPSVQGSFVPGSSDSYCGSRGPPQYLSLFFKRGCFECGELRHVKRFSPHLRRGPV, from the exons gttatgactgatgatgagcagaggagactagagagatttggtagactccagcctccatcattcagtggggatGAGTCTAGGGATgcccaggactttttggacat atggtgggaggcttatgagaggtgcatGCCAGTCGATGCAGCATCACTtatatggcatgagttctccgttctcttcttggagaagtttgtgccactgTCTcacagggaggagctgcgcaaaaagtttgagcagctacgtcaggatggcatatctatgacccagtacgagataag TTGCAATCGGGAGAGGGTATCTGCTGttacttttgacgaggtggttgatattgctcggcagattgagatggtacATAgccaggagcgtgaggagagggaggccaagaagccTCGAGGTTCGGGTGCTCCCAATGGTGTTCATTCTGGGGGACAGTCTTACCACAACAAgagtcgtccttataggcccgctcagacggctcgtccagttcaccgtggtgcatcatctagccatagTCCATACAGTACCCGTCCgggccagtcatctctcagtgctcttcCAGCTCAGTGTTCATCTCGttcaccatcagttcagggttcatttgtaccaggttcttctgataGTTATTGTGGTTCCCGGGGTCCGCCTCAGTACTTATCGCTATTTTTCAAGAGGggatgtttcgagtgtggagagttgCGTCATGTGAAGAGGTTCTCTCCCCACCTTAGGAGAGGTCCAGTTTAG